The genomic window CCGCAATAGTGATAGGTTGCGCGTCCACCGACTGCCGCAGCAGGGCGTCGTCCCAGTGCGGTACGGAAGACTCGGGTGATGGCGACGGTTGTCCAGTCTGAGGCGGCCCGGTCAGCGGAGGCAGCGAGGGCAACTTCACCCCGGCTTCCTGCGGCTGGGTCAGGAAAATGTACGCCGCCAGTCCCAGCAGCAGCGCCAGCACCCAGGCAATCAGGCGGCGCATGACAAAGAGAGGGAAGGAAAAGACGTAGGCATGAAGTTCCTTGAGGGCCTCACCATGCCGGTTTTCTACAGGCCGGACTGCGAAAGGACAGACAGTTGCTGCTGTTCCCCTTTCCTCACCCCAGCGGACGCCCCGGCACGGCGTACTGCGCGCAGGCGGGCACACTGACCACTTCGAGTTCGGGGTAACGCAGCGCGCTCAGGGCGCCCCCGAAAGCGCAGCCGGTGTCGATATCCACCGTCCGGTTCAGCCAGCGCGGCTGCCTCACCGGAGTATGGCCGTAGACCACCAGCGCGTCTCCCCGGTACTCGGCGGCCCAGTCGCGTCGCAGGGGCAGCCCCGCCGCGTCGCTGCGTCCGTTCACGTCGCCGTACAGGGCAAAGTGGCGCGCCCGCTCGCTGTCGCGGCCCTGGTAGCGCTGTGGCAGGCCCCCATGCGCGGCCACCACCCGCCCGCTGTCGAGCACCAGGTGGCTGCTCAGACTCCCGTAAAACGCCTGCACCTGCGCCTGAAAGTCTGCGCCCGCCGCCTCCAGCTGGGCCAGCGTCACGTCCAGCCCATGCAGCGGCTTCACGGCCCGCCCACCCAGCGCCCGCCGCAGCTTCTCGTCATGATTGCCCGGCACACACAGCGCCGCGCCCGCTGCCACCATGTTCATCACCAGCCGCAGGGTGCCCGCGCTGTATGGCCCCCGGTCTACCAGGTCGCCCAGGAACACGGCAGTGCGTCCCGGCGGCGGGACGGCCCCATCGTCCGTCACCCGGTAGCCGAGGCACGTCAGCAGTTCGCGCAGTTCGTCCAGGCAGCCGTGCACGTCCCCGATGAAGTCGAAGGGACCGCAGAGCTCTCGCCGGTCAACCGGCAGCGGAATCCGGCGCACCTGCGCGCTGTCAGCAGCTTGCGGCGAATCCAGTGTCCAGACCTGTCGGAAGCCCTCCTGTGGCAGGCCCCGCCGGGTGCGGCGCAGTTCGGCCACCTGCGAGGTGAGGTCAAGCAATTCGGGGCAACATTCGCGGGCCGCCAGTCGAGCTTCCAGCAGCGAGCGCGCCAAGTCGAAAACAATGGCAACGGGTGCCACGTCATGTGCCCGCGCCAGCTCCACCAGACGGCGGCGGTCGGCGGGTCGCACCAGATTCGCCTCGATCACCGTGAGCTTCCCCTGCGCCAACCTCTGGGCCGCTGCCGTGTACAGGTTGTCCAGCGCGGCATCAGCCTCACCTGCTCTCTGAAAATCCTCAACCCTCAGAACTTCATCCGGCTGGAACTGCCGAGCCGCGAAGGTGCTCTTGCCAGAAGCCGACGCGCCCACCAGCGCCACCAAAGCGAGGGCCGGCAGGTCGATGCGGACGGGTTCGGGCACAAGAGCGAGAGTCATGTTGGGTTCATGCTGGCACACCCACGCCAGCCACCGGCCTAGTGCAGGGCAAAAGTGATACTGCTCCCGCTACACTGCGGCCATGTGCCCTGTTTCCCTCCCCTGGAGCTGCCTGTGACCCATGTGGCGGTGATCGGGGCCGGTTTCTCAGGGCTGGCGGCGGCCCTGCGGCTGGCCCAGGCAGGGGCGCAAGTGACGGTGCTCGATGCCCTCGACCGGCCCGGCGGCAAGGCGGCGCTCGGGTACGACGATTTCTCCAGCGGGCCCACCGTCGTCACCATGCCGCAGATTTTCGCCGCGCTGCACGCCCGTCTCGGCTGGGACGCTCCCGCGCTGACCCCGGCGCACCCCACCACCACGTACCACGCGCTGAGCGGGCGGACATTTGCTCCCGAGGCCCTCAACGTGGTCGGCAGTCTTGACCCTACCATGACCCAGCTTTCCCGCGCAGAAGGGCGACGTTACCGCCAACTCCTGTTCGCTGCCCGGCAGATGTACAGCGGCGCGGCGGATACCTTCCTTTTCGCGCCACCGCCCACCCGCACGCAGCTCGCCCAGTACGCGCTCCGGGCTGGGCGGCAGGCGGCGCCGCTGACCCCACTGGCCCGGTACGTGCGCTCGGGACCGTTTCTCACGCCGTTCTGGCTGCGCTTCGCCACCTACCTTGGGGCCGATCCTTACCGTGCCCCCGCCGTGCTGCACAACATCGCCTGGGTCGAACTGGGCGACGGCATCTGGCATCTGCCCGGCGGTCTGCTCGCCCTCGCCGAGCGCCTGTACGCCGAAGCACTCGACCGTGGCGTGCGCTTCGAATTCGGTATTCAGGTGCAGCACCTCAGCACCCACGGAGGCCGGGTCCTGGGGGCTCACACCAGCCGGGGGGCCTTCGCCGCTGACCGCTGGGTCAGTGCCGCCGACCGCGCTCTGACTCTGGGATGGCTGGGCCAGGACACACCGACCACGCCCCGAGGCGTCAGCGGCTTTGCCCTACAACTGCGCCTGGGCGAAGACCTGGGGCAAGGTCACCACATCTTCTGGCCTGCCGACTACGCCCGCGAGTGGCAGGACATTCGCGCGGGTCGCCTGCCGAGCGAGCCGACTCTTTACCTGCACCTCGACGGCCCCCGCGCCTTCCTGCTCGTTAATGCGCCGCCCGACCCCCGCCTGGGCCTTTCCCCTGAGCGCAAAGCCGACTACGCCCGTCACCTTTTGCAACGGTTGCAAAGCCGCTTTCCTCTGCCTGTGGTGGAGTGGCAAGCTCTTGCCCCTGCGGATTACGCCCGTACCGGGCTGGGGGGTGCGCTGTATGGCCGGGCACCTCACGGCCTGCTCGGCAGCCTGCGCCCCGGCTGGCGGCTCCCGCAGGCCCGCAATCTCGTTCAGGTGGGCGGGACCGTTCACCCTGGCGGCGGCGTTCCACTGTCACTCCTCTCCGGCTGGAACGGGGCAGGCAGTTTGCTTGGATTGGACTACGACTCCCTGGATGGCGAGAAGGCATTTGGAAAGCCCGCTCCAGCCATCAAATAAGCTTTCTCTCAAGGTCCAGACTGACCCCAGACTGATTGACGCCTTGATTCTTATGGCGGACCGGGCAACCATACAGGTATGAAATCTCGGACTTTTCTTCCGGTCATCACAGCACTGGCCGTCAGCATGGCCAGCGCTCAAACCCAAGTCGGCCAAGTTACCCTGACCCCAGTTCAGCCTGCTCCCCGCACGAACGGCGGCGTCAAGCCCCGGCCCGTGCAGGCGCCGGCGCCGCAAAACGTCCCTGCTCCCCGTACCGTCCAGAACACGGCGGCTCCGGCAACCAAGCCAGCCACC from Deinococcus radiodurans R1 = ATCC 13939 = DSM 20539 includes these protein-coding regions:
- a CDS encoding metallophosphoesterase, with the translated sequence MTLALVPEPVRIDLPALALVALVGASASGKSTFAARQFQPDEVLRVEDFQRAGEADAALDNLYTAAAQRLAQGKLTVIEANLVRPADRRRLVELARAHDVAPVAIVFDLARSLLEARLAARECCPELLDLTSQVAELRRTRRGLPQEGFRQVWTLDSPQAADSAQVRRIPLPVDRRELCGPFDFIGDVHGCLDELRELLTCLGYRVTDDGAVPPPGRTAVFLGDLVDRGPYSAGTLRLVMNMVAAGAALCVPGNHDEKLRRALGGRAVKPLHGLDVTLAQLEAAGADFQAQVQAFYGSLSSHLVLDSGRVVAAHGGLPQRYQGRDSERARHFALYGDVNGRSDAAGLPLRRDWAAEYRGDALVVYGHTPVRQPRWLNRTVDIDTGCAFGGALSALRYPELEVVSVPACAQYAVPGRPLG
- a CDS encoding phytoene desaturase family protein; translated protein: MTHVAVIGAGFSGLAAALRLAQAGAQVTVLDALDRPGGKAALGYDDFSSGPTVVTMPQIFAALHARLGWDAPALTPAHPTTTYHALSGRTFAPEALNVVGSLDPTMTQLSRAEGRRYRQLLFAARQMYSGAADTFLFAPPPTRTQLAQYALRAGRQAAPLTPLARYVRSGPFLTPFWLRFATYLGADPYRAPAVLHNIAWVELGDGIWHLPGGLLALAERLYAEALDRGVRFEFGIQVQHLSTHGGRVLGAHTSRGAFAADRWVSAADRALTLGWLGQDTPTTPRGVSGFALQLRLGEDLGQGHHIFWPADYAREWQDIRAGRLPSEPTLYLHLDGPRAFLLVNAPPDPRLGLSPERKADYARHLLQRLQSRFPLPVVEWQALAPADYARTGLGGALYGRAPHGLLGSLRPGWRLPQARNLVQVGGTVHPGGGVPLSLLSGWNGAGSLLGLDYDSLDGEKAFGKPAPAIK